cctgagccaaagacagctgcttaacctactgagccaccctggtgcccctttgtttatattttatttctaagtaaacCCTGTGCTCAAACTTATGCTCCTGAGATCAACAGTCGCAATgtctaccaaatgagccagctgGGCACTACTAAACATAAACTATATGCATTGGGAAgccaaaaaaaattcatttgatctGCTCTGCAACATTTGTTGTTCTGCAGTAGTGTGGAACCAAACCTGTAGTATCTCCGTGGTACAGCTACAAAGTGTGTAAAACTCGCACAGTATCTGACGCAGCAGAGGACAGTCAACAATCACGGAGGAAGGAAACATACGCTTGCTGAGCTCCTATAGGGTAGACCAGCTACTCGGCTAGACGCTTCCCATACACTGAATGTAATCTCTCAGTGCTACAAAAACCATCCTGTAAAACCAACACTCAAACAAGAGACTCGCTCAAGGTCAGGCAGGTGGCACACCGTGGAAGCAAGTGTCAAGGCCAGCTGCCGGCACAGCAAATGAACTATCCCTCTTCCTCCGCTGCTGCACAGTACCGCCAGGCTTCAAACCAACCCCAGTGCCTGGCAGCATACTTATAAACAGCCCACTGTGCCCCCAGCTGCTCAGAGAAGAGGGTGCAAAGAGGGAATCACAGATGGTGGGGTTTCCTTCACTCATGGGAACAGGGTGTTTCAGCCCCCCTCCCCAAGTGACTCTTCCGGGTTGCCTTCAACACTGAGCacagcagtttttgtttttttttttttttgagcacagCAGTTCTAAGTCAGAGACCCACCTGCTGACGCCAAGGTGAGGTAGTAGAGAAGGGAGCCACACTGGTTGAGGAAAAAGGGCATCAAGTACTGGAAACAGAAGAAATCTGCATCAGTATGATGCTTGAGTGAGAAGCACTGACTTCTTTGAGCTTTTAGGTACACACTTCCTTGGAGGAAGCTCCAAGGAAGCATCCTTACAGCTATAACGTCCAGAGAGTGGTTAACCTTCTAAAAAGGACCCTTCCAGAGCGGGCAGCAAGTTACTGACTGAACTCCATGTCTCGGCCTtgaatgcttctccctctgccctgctagTTCCCATCCCCCCCCCAATCCTGCAAGTCTCTGAATGCCAATGTTACTCCCTCCAAGAAGCATTCCCATAGGCTCCTAGGTCCAGCCTCTCTCCTGTGAACTCAGGAAGCACTTAATCTGTACATCTCTCACAGCCCTTAGCCCTGAGAGGTGGTTGTGTCTCTGTCTTGTCTTTCCCACTAGCTTAGACTGGCAGCACTGGGGTCAATGGTAGTTAGTTCTCCATATCCTTCCTTAACCTCCCACTCCAGGGTCAATTTAAGCCGCAAGTCCTCCCTAGGAAGGTCTGTTGGAGGGATCaccataataaaatattagtaatacCAGCCATAGATAGAACACTAATTATGTACTGGACCCAATGTTAAGTGCTCTAGGTGCCTCACCTCACTGAATCTTCACAACTGCCCTATGAGGTGGTTACCATCAACATTCCCATTTTGCAAATtatgaaactgaggctcaaggaggAAAACTGACTCTTCCAAGAGCTTCCAGCGAGTAAGCTGGTGGGGAGAAGATTCTGACCCAGACTTGTTTGACTCCAGAGACCAAATTTTTAGCAGCTATGTTCGAGAAAGGGATCATACACGACACACCTCAGTATTCAAGAAGAGGGTCTTCATCTCCTGCAGCAACTGCCGAGCCCAGGTCCGCTCACGAACCTGCTGCAGGCGAGAGGAGGCCCGCTTCAGCAGCGGCTGTGTGCCACCCCACAAGGCGGCCACCAGCACCAGAGCCAGCACCTGTCCTGGATGGAGATGCGAGTAACCCTCACCTCCAAAAAAACGGCCGCTCGCCGGGCCTGGTCCTGCTcgagcctcccctcccctccccagccagccGCCCCCACATCCCTCCCCAGCTCTCCGACGCCCCGGGTGGGACTGGCGGGTAGGACAGACCCTGAGAGGCCGGAGTTTGGGGTTCGGGCAGGGGTCAAGGTCAGGTGGTGGAGAGTGAGCGGGAAATGTACTCCCGGCAAGATTTGGGAAGCCCCTAGAGGGGCGGGGCCGCCTACCCACCTAGAGACGCCGCCATGGCAACGCCGGTCCCCGTCCACTTCCGGAAGCGAAGGGGCGGAGACCCACAATCCGGAAGTGGCGCCAAAGCCTCTTCCGGTCCTACTCACGttgcttctttcctctcttcgGCGCCGGGATGGTGAGTTCCCCTAAGTTGGGTTGTTAACTTGGGGGtctgggactggggtgggggccgATCCTTGGCCCTGACACACCTGTCCTATCCCCACAGAAGCCGATCCTGCTGCAGGGCCATGAGCGATCCATTACGCAGATTAAGTACAACCGCGAGGGAGACCTCCTCTTCACGGTGGCCAAAGACCCTGTGAGCGTTGTCAGAGGGCGGGCGGGCGGGaccttggcgggggtgggggggcgccgggagggggcGAATTCATTCTGCCAGGGCGACAGGTGCACAAGCCCGTTTTGCCGGGAGTAGGTGGGCGAGAGCATTCTATCGGCAAAGACGCTGTTGTTGATAGGAGTGGCCTGGAGGAAAAAAGCAGGAGACCATTAAGGAGGGGGAACGGGGACGAGAGTGACTATTCTTCCAGGGTCGGGGAACAGACCATCTCTAGAAGGGGAAGGCTGATCCGTGGGCTGTGAGGGGCAACAGAGGACTGCTTTACTGGTGGTGTCCCTGGTCTCATTTCAGTAGGTTGTTCTGGGCCCCATCCTGCTTTTCACAGAGTGCGAACAGTCCCTCACAGTACAGACTTTAGAGACACTTCCCTATGGAAGACATTAACTTTAGTAGCTAAAAGTGGGGGTTTTGAAGCCAGCAGACGCGACTTGAATCCTGACCCCTGCATCCGAGTAGCAGTGTGACTTTGAGCATGTCATTTAACCTTCCTAAATgtggtttccttttttataaattatGGGTACTAATAGTACCTCCCTCGTGGGGTTGTCTTCAGGGTTAAATGAGATTATTCAAGTAAGGAGCTGAGCATAGTAAGTACCTCGTGCATATTAATGGAGAATTGTTAGTCACTTACATTTTAAATTCCTTCGACATCATTTTATTGAAGCCTCACAGATACCCTTTGAAGAAGGCATTATTGTtgtgtccattttacagacaggaaaATAAGCTCAGAGGAGAGAAGCAGTGTAGTTGAGGGTTTCGGGAAGGACCGGGACAATGGCATGGAGATGTTTTTGCAAGCCTCCTGACTCCCCTGCCACTTAACTGCAGGGAAGAGGAAAATCCAGAAGTTGTTCTTTTTATCAGCAAGCTGCTGTTTCCCAAGAGATGAGTAGGAGAGGGCAAAATCTAGCCGGGCTAGAGGCTGCTGAGGGTTCCTGGGGAACCTCCAAGGAGGAGACTGTTGCTCTGCCTGGGATGTTTACCACCTGTCACACTGTCTTTGACTCCTCCAGATTGTCAATGTGTGGTACTCTGTGAACGGTGAGAGGCTGGGCACTTACATGGGACATACTGGAGCTGTGTGGTGTGTAGATGCTGACTGTATCCTTGTCTTTGCTCTGAGTCTGGGCTCCCCGGGTCTGCCAGCAACGGAGGGGCTGCCAACTTGGAGTTGGGAGTTTCGGATGCTATTGTGGGTTTTGGGAATGAGGCCTGCCTCCTAATCCCTGGTTCGTTCACTGCTTGGGGGAGCATTCAGGACAAATGCCAGTTCTACATGAGGAGGTTAGAATGCTCTGaggtgaggaggaagaaaggctGTCTGGGGCTGAACGGGGAGTTGAGTCCGTTGGTTTTCCAGGAGGACAAGGGCTTAGGTGAACTCGGTCATGTTTCTTAACACCCTCTTCAGGGGACACCAAACATGTTCTCACAGGCTCAGCTGATAACAGCTGTCGTCTCTGGGACTGTGAAACAGGTAAGTCCGGAACATTTGCTTTTTCACCAGACAGTGAGGACCCACAGTATACCTGTTTAGGTGAACAGGTTTTGGGGAAACAAAGATAAATCCAGAGATGCCTCCTGTTATAAGGAATGAGAAAGagacaaggagaggaagagaccaGAAAAGACGCAGTACAATAAGCTAGAAGGCCCATGAGAGAAAGCACGGAGCACTGTGGAAGGCTAGAGGGAGGCAGCTGACTGCCTGGAACAGGACAGGAACAACCCGGCAAAGTTTCCCAAGGTAAATGTCATACGAGCTGAGGCTTAACGGATGAGAAAGAGGCACCACTTTGGCAAATTCTGGAATGAACGCATGGCAAAGTGTCCTGTCCAAGTCATCTGATCTGATGGGAGCTCTTGCTTCTTGGGGGATGAAATAGACAGTCAGAAGAGAAGATGAGGCAGGCTAGGGTCCGAATAGGCCTCAAATTTCAGTCTTAAGGGCTTGGCTTTGTTCCGTAGGACTTGGCATGCTGTGGAGGTCCCTGAGCAGGGAAGAGTGTGTTTCATTTTGGTTAGCTTAGGTAGCAGTGGGGAATATTGGAAGAACAGACCAAAGACACGGGAGCCTATTAAGCTGCCCCATCtagcaaatatttactgggcACCCAGTTCTGTGCTGGGTTGCTGCTGGGTTCTGGGGacatgcagagaaaggagagcagaTCCTTGTGTTGGAGAAAGGCATTCTGAGGAGAAGACAGAGGTATTACAGGCACTAGGAGCAATGCCCGAGCAACTGGATATCTGAGGAAAGATGGTGGGGCAGAAGTTAAAAATCTTGAGCTGAAGCATAgtgaggaggaggtggtggtgggttAGGGTCCCTAGAGCTGGAGACACAGCGGATAGGAAGATAGAGAGTGTCCTCCCCTCGATGCTGTCGGGCAAGGGGTAGCCCAGACTCTGCCTGTCCCCAGGGAAGCAGCTGGCCCTCCTCAAGACCAATTCGGCTGTCCGCACGTGCGGCTTTGACTTTGGCGGCAACATCATCATGTTCTCCACGGACAAGCAGATGGGCTACCAGTGCTTCGTGAGCTTCTTTGATTTGCGGGATCCGAGCCAGATCGGTGAGCCTGCGCTGGGGGGGTTGAGACTGTGGCTGGGGTGAGGGGCGCGGCTCCTGAGCCCAGGGCCTGACATcttctcacccccccgccacagACAACAATGAGCCCTACATGAAGATCCCTTGCAACGACTCCAAGATCACCAGTGCTGTTTGGGGACCCCTGGGGGAGTGCATCATCGCAGGCCACGAAGGCGGGGAGCTCAACCAGTATAGTGCCAAGGTGAGGAGGAGGCTGCGGGCCAAGCCCAGCAGAATGAGTCCCTTCACAAGGCAGGATAGCACAGTAGTGCAGAGCGAGGGCTGGGTTCAAGTACAGAGCGAGGTCACCACTTTTTAGTTACTTGAACTCCGGCAAGTTACTCCCCTGAGCCCATTTCTCTGTAAAACGTTGCAAGGATTCAATGACATCAGGCGTTCAAAGACCTTGTCACAGAGTACTCGGGATATGTTCAGAGTGATCACAAGGAAGCCTTTTCCCTGCCACCACTGGGTGCCAGGCCTGGCGCTGGGCTCTGAGGACAAAGACCTGAATCAGACGTGGGCCCTGCCCCCGGGAGACAGACTGGCAGACAGCTGGCACGGGAGCCGGGCTGTGAGTTCTGCCACCGTAGAGGTCTCAGCCAAGTACAGAGAGTGCCCTCGGTCACAGAGAACGTGGCCCAGACATCAGCGCTGGAGAATAAATGGAGCTTcagcaggaagagaagagagtcTGGGGTTGTTGGGACACAGTATTGGGGGAAGTGAAtagtgactaatttttttttttttgagtgctgGAAGGTAAGGAACCATGATTTTCCTTAGGCAATagggaatctttatttttttataaaagattttatttatttgagagagggagagagggattgagagaatgagtggagaggcagaaggagaaagagactccccacagagcagggagcccgatgcgggacttgatcccaggaccctgagatcatgacctgggctgaaggcagaaggtggcacagtaggcttaacctactgagccacccaggcgctcccaggaGGGAATCTTTAAATGGCGATTGGCaatcagatttttctctttagaaagcTTTTGCGGGCTTAGTTCGGAGAATGGACCTGAATgaggcagtggctctggggaTGTGGAGTCCCGGACAGAGTCAAGAGACATTTAGGGGTGACTGATAAGGTGGGGGTAAGGAAAGGGTCAAGTGCGGGCTGTCTCGGATTtgcatctgggtgcctgggttcCTGGCCAGTGTTGGCGCGTACTACCATAAGGGTTAGTTAGTCACTCAGCAAACACAAAATATAGTCCACTAGGCCCCAGACCCGCCCCAGACCCACCCGCAGGAAGGGAATGGGAACCAAGGTGAAAGGCTTACATAATGCTGGGTGCTAGCACATAGTGGAGCTGTTCTGTGCCTTCAGATAGGCCTGACTGCAAAGCTAGTGCTTACTCGCCGAAATATAGAAGCCAGATAGTCCCTACCATGTGTCCACACTGATGGAGGA
This Neovison vison isolate M4711 chromosome 2, ASM_NN_V1, whole genome shotgun sequence DNA region includes the following protein-coding sequences:
- the TMEM234 gene encoding transmembrane protein 234, which encodes MAASLGQVLALVLVAALWGGTQPLLKRASSRLQQVRERTWARQLLQEMKTLFLNTEYLMPFFLNQCGSLLYYLTLASADLTLAVPISNSLAIVFTLIVGKFLGEDIGGKGAFTGMVLTVVGIALCVTSSVSKTQEQLSAL
- the EIF3I gene encoding eukaryotic translation initiation factor 3 subunit I — translated: MKPILLQGHERSITQIKYNREGDLLFTVAKDPIVNVWYSVNGERLGTYMGHTGAVWCVDADWDTKHVLTGSADNSCRLWDCETGKQLALLKTNSAVRTCGFDFGGNIIMFSTDKQMGYQCFVSFFDLRDPSQIDNNEPYMKIPCNDSKITSAVWGPLGECIIAGHEGGELNQYSAKSGEVLVNVKEHSRQINDIQLSRDMTMFVTASKDNTAKLFDSTTLEHQKTFRTERPVNSAALSPNYDHVVLGGGQEAMDVTTTSTRIGKFEARFFHLAFEEEFGRVKGHFGPINSVAFHPDGKSYSSGGEDGYVRIHYFDPQYFEFEFEA